The Oncorhynchus clarkii lewisi isolate Uvic-CL-2024 chromosome 29, UVic_Ocla_1.0, whole genome shotgun sequence genome contains a region encoding:
- the LOC139387771 gene encoding adenylate kinase isoenzyme 1: MADKIKDAKIIFVVGGPGSGKGTQCEKVVAKYGYTHLSSGDLLRAEVASGSERGKTLQAIMQKGELVPLDTVLDMIKDAMIAKADVSKGFLIDGYPREVKQGEEFEKKIGAPCLLLYIDAKGETMVKRLMKRGETSGRADDNEETIKKRLDLYYKATEPVITFYTSRGIVRKIDSELPVDEVFGHVAKAIDDLK; encoded by the exons ATGGCAG ACAAAATCAAGGACGCCAAGATCATCTTCGTTGTAG GTGGGCCTGGCTCTGGTAAGGGCACCCAGTGTGAGAAGGTGGTGGCCAAGTATGGCTACACCCACCTGTCTTCTGGGGACCTGCTGCGTGCTGAGGTAGCATCCGGCTCCGAGAGGGGCAAGACCCTCCAGGCCATCATGCAGAAGGGAGAGCTCGTACCCCTG GACACAGTCTTGGACATGATCAAGGACGCGATGATTGCTAAGGCCGACGTGTCCAAGGGCTTCCTCATCGACGGCTATCCCCGTGAGGTCAAGCAGGGCGAAGAGTTTGAGAAGAAA ATCGGAGCCCCCTGTCTGCTGCTGTACATTGACGCCAAGGGTGAGACCATGGTCAAGAGGCTGATGAAGCGCGGTGAGACCAGCGGTCGCGCTGACGACAACGAGGAGACCATCAAGAAGCGCTTGGACCTGTACTACAAAGCCACTGAGCCAGTCATCACCTTCTACACCAGCCGCGGCATCGTCAGGAAG ATTGACTCTGAGCTGCCCGTGGATGAAGTCTTCGGACACGTTGCCAAAGCTATCGATGACCTGAAGTAA